From the genome of Rana temporaria chromosome 8, aRanTem1.1, whole genome shotgun sequence:
TTATTGTGAGAATAGCCATATGTTGTCCTTGTAAAgccggggtgcccaaccttttgaagagcgagggccacttaagcgaattggtaaccggtcacgggccacaatgagcagagcgggaggatgacaggtccgtgtccatgGAAACAGCCCACTCTAATCTATGGGCCCTCAGATCTGATCCGCCCAGacggaagggggcagatcccTTTCTATTCCTGTTTACATATGCTGCTCCAAAGAGGTAAATTGTgagtccgattgggtcagaccgatcatgtgaaaggggcctaaggctgctttcacactgatgctccGCAGCCACTTGCTTTCTCTACCAgcagcttcattcacaaaactggtgctctgggatggcggttcGGAAaccgtgatctgggcttgccaatctgccatcccagagcatgagGTCGAAGGCcatatcagagggctccgcgggccacacgtGGCCCCCGggacactggttgggcacccctgttgtaaAGGCTAAGGAGAAGTAATAGCAAATACGACCCTCTGTCCACTAGTCAATGAATCCAATTGGCCAGATTcacgcagagatacgacagcgtattagtaggtacgccgtcgtaactccgaatctgcgccgtcgtatatttaagtgtattctcaaattgagatacgcttaaatgtagctaagatacgaccgccggcgttgtcgtatcttagctgtctatttacgctggccgctaggggcgtgtacgctgatttacgcctagaatgcgtaaatcagcgagatacgcctattcacgaacgtacgcttgcctgtcgcagtaaaggtacgccgtttacgtaaggcgttttcaggcgtaaagataaaccaccaaaaagatggagcagccaatgttaagtatggacgtcggaaccgcgtcaaatttttacatttttatgtcgGGCGTAAGtcgtgcgtaatttacgttcacgttgaaaccaatgagtctttgcggcgtaatttggagcatgcgcacagggatacgtccacggacggcgcatgcgccgttcgttcaaaacgtcatttacgcggggtcatgctttatttacataaaacacgcccacctcttcacaatttgaattaggcgcgcttacgccggcacatttacgctacgccgccgtaacttaggacgcaagtgctttgtgattacagcacttgcctctctaacttacggcggcgtagcgtatatgagatacgctacgcctgcctaacgttaggcacgtctacctgaatctggccaaatATCTTCAACAAAGATGGAGAGATGACCAAGAACCTTCTGGCATCCCCATCTGAGAAAAACTGCTCAACAGCAACCGCTGTGTGTTAAAAAGCAAGCAATAACTGCGCAGTATCATTGTGCAACGTGTTCTTCATCTTGGATCTCCAGAAACTCCTCTTTGATCTGAAAGTCTGCATTTAGAGACATGTCACTAGGTAGATCCGCACAATTTCCCATGTGAGAATGTTGGTGGATGAGAACTTTAGATTTCCTGCCAAAACACTCCCCACACTCATAGGGATTCAGCCCTGTGTGGATCCTCTCATGCTCAGCCAGATTGGATTTCCGCCCAAAGCTTTTCTCGCACCGAGGACACgaaaatggcttctctcctgtgtgactcCTTTCATGAGTAGCCAGGTTGGATTTATGGGCGAAAAGTTTCCCGCACACAGAACACGagtatggcttctctccagtgtgagctCTCTCGTGAATAGTCAAACTGGATTTCTGGCTGAAGGTTTTACCGCAGACAGAACAAgcatatggcttctcccctgtgtgggtTCGTATGTGTCGGAGAAGAAAATCTTTACAGGCAAAGTCTTTCCCGCACTGAGGACAtgaatatggcttctctccaacTTGAACCATCTTATGACAGTCTAAATGAACTTTATTTACGAAGCTTTCTCCGCAGTGAAGACACAGACAGTCTTTTTCACGCATATGAATGATTTTGTGGCGGTGCAAACGGGTTTTATCGGGAAAGCCTTTTCCACACTCAGAACACGAATATGGACGGTCTGCTCTGTGACTGCGTTCGTGCTTACTAAAGTCGGCCCTCCGAGCAAAGCATTTTCCGCACTGAAGGCAcgaatatggcttctcacccgtgtgtgtTGTCCAGTGGTAATCGAAAGCCGATTTTGTTGCAAAACCCTTCCCGCATTTTGAGCAGGAATGAGGCTTCTGGTCCATGTGAAATATTTTGTGGCGGTTAAGGCCGGCTTTATCCGCATAGCTTTTTCCACACTGGATGCAAGAATATGTTTTTTCCCCAGTATGAACTCTGGCGTGTTTATTAAGTTCCGCTTTTAGGACAAAGCATTTTCCACACTCTGGGCAGGAAAAGGGCTTCTGACCCGTGTGCGTCATCTGATGGTAAATAAGAGATGACTTGGTCACAAAGCCTTTTCCACACTGGCAGCATATATATGGCTTCTCCTTTCTGTGAGTCCTCTCGTGTTTAACGCAGTCCACTTTCTGAGTGAAGCACCGTCCACAGTCGGAACAGCAAaaaggcttctctcccgtgtgggtCCTCTGATGGTTGACAAGAGTCGACCTTAGTGCAAAACATCTCCCGCATTCAGAACACAAATATGGCTTCTCTCCGGTGTGCGACTTTTGGTGTCGGATCAGTGGACctttttcagcaaaacatttcccacattcgGAACACGAATACGGCTTTTCGCCAGTGTGAAGTCTTTGATGCGTAACAAGATTGCCCTTTTgggtaaaacatttcccgcaatcTAAACACAAATAAGGTTTTTCCCCTGTGTGAACTCTCTCGTGTTTGGCAAGATCAGATTTTCTTGGGAagcttttcccgcactctgaacatgaagaGGTTTCCCTGCCACCGCGAACTGTGTGATGGACAATGGGAGCTGAATGATTAGAGGAAAACCTTCCATGAGTAGAGGGATCAGATGACGGATCTGAATTGTGAAGTACAACATAGAGATTCGGGGTGATGGGGTTTTCTTGGGGTGAATCTAATGTGATGTCATTATCTTTCCTCTGGCCATCTGAAGTGATAATGGGATGCTTCTCTGTGCTGTACCTTCTATAACGTCCATCTAcagagaaaataaaacattttaattttgcTTTCTAAATTTTACAAGCAACTTTCCCTCCACCAGTTCTGACAAATAATtctcctaccgtgtttccccgaaaataagcccgggtcttatattaattttggcaacaaaagacacagtagggcttattttcggggtaggtcttaccatgtaatgtgctgtcttttctccccctctctctccgtgcctgtcaggaatccccagtgtaaacggagttaaaatgcttgtaaaatcctataatccactctattacagtagtatataatgtataatgtgtgggtttctgtaatataattgtgccaaataccttcgttcagtgcttctgtgacccgccggagctctcttccccgcaattatattacagaaacacacacattgtacattatatactactgtaatagagtggatttataggatgttacaaacattttaaactagggcttattttcggggtagggtttatattgcagccctcctggaaaataacgctaggtcttattttcgggctaggtcttattttcggggaaacacggtagaacaGAATCCATCTACTCATGGTCCATAATATTCAAGtaatgtgtgaattttttttcttatttatttttactcacctgtgctgatctctataGCACTTTCCTCCCCTTTAATCTTCAAACATACTTCTTCCTCCTCATTAGCTCTGACATCTCTCTGAGTATCTCCGGGGTCTGTAAATAAAGATGAGAGTGAAGCCCCCTGTACTGAGATGTATGAGAGACcccagagagtgtgtgtgtgggggggacgacGACGACTGATCACGTCTCTTGGCTGGAAACACACAATTACATGATGTGAGGAGGAGAGCCGGAGTCTAATAGAGGCtgaggtgtgcgcacagggtatgccaggtgtgcctgggcacaccctaaccaCCAtgtgcagtgcagattccccctactgccctggctcccccccACAGCGCTGCCGTATTCTCTCCCACCGgctgctgctgcgggcacacacagagggggatgttttaggatgagtgggggaaattgcgccggtaaatatgtaatttactgaacccttccatttttgaatgaatacagtgagtgatcagtaccgtgtgtttgagctttcggGTGCatatcctaatgcaataggctgctcaCACCTATGCTGATGGCTCCCGACTCCCCCACtggacacaaaggcccagattctaaaagggcttacgacggcgcagcgccatgtacgccgtcgtaagtcctaatctgggccgtcgtatctatgcgactgattcttagaatcagttacgcatagatatccattcgatccgacaggcgtaagtctcttacaccgtcggatcgtaactgcaattttttttccccccgctaggtggcgcttccgtcgttttccgcgtcgagtatgaaaattagctagatacgcgaattcccgaacgtacgcacggccgatgcagtaaagttgcaacgtttacgttaggcttttcccggcgtacagttgcccctgctatatggggcgcagccaatgttaagtatgggcgtcgttcccgcgtcaaaaatttataaaattacgtcgtttgcgtaagtcgtccgtgaatggtgctggacataatttacgtccacgtcaaaaccaatgacgtccttgcgacgtcatttagcgcaatgcacgccgggaaattttagggacggcgcatgcgcagttcggcgcggggacgcgcttcatttaaattaaacacgccccctacccgccgaatttgaattccgccgggtgttttacgctacgccaccgcaactttacaggcaagtgctttgtgaataaagcacttgcctgaaaaacttgcggcaacgtaacgtaaatgagatacgttacgcccgcccatttttgcGCTATTCTACAAGAACCTGGCACATACTGTCTCCCCATTACTGTctactgacagaggaggggggagaagaagagattgTTGTAATGATTGAACAAGGAGAATCTCTGGATTTAGTGTTTATtactcacctgtgctgatctctggagGAATTTCCTTCTCCTTACATGGATCATCACCCTCCACATATGTCtcttctttgtcttcttcttttacTTCAACTTTTATAAAGTTGTTATCCTTAAGAAAATAAACATACAGAGAGTACTTCTagaaacataggggcagatcctcaaaaggattactactgatacgccgcgtaatttaaaatttcccgcgtcgtatctttgttttgtatccacaaaacaagatacgacggcatctgggatcgatccgacaggcgtacgtcttagtacgccgtcggatcttagatgcaatttttcggcggccgctaggtgcggTTTccatcgaaatccgcgttgagtatgcaaattagctatttacggcgatcctcgAACGTAcctcccgccggcgcatttttttacgtcgttttcgttcggctttttccggcgtataggtaaagctgctgttctgaggcgtactcaatgttaagtatggccgtcgttcccgcgtacaattttgaaatttttacgttgtttgcgtaagtcgttcgcgaatagggatttgcgtagaatgacgtcaccgtcggaagcattggctttttccgggttaattttgagcatgcacactgggatacccccacggacggcgcatgcgcagttggaaaaaaaaaaacgttgtttacatcgggtcacgacgtattaacgtaaaacacgcccccattacatccatttgaattaggcgcccttacgccgccaaagatacactacgccgctgtaactcccGCGCaaaatctttcaggattcgaaaaaaaaaaaaaagttgcggcggcgtagtgtatcttagatacgctgcacccagcgtattaatgcgccgATGTACATGGATCTACCCCATAGAAATGATTTAAACATCTAATGTTTTCTCTGTTATATCTCAttgataaattattattatttgcccCTTGTGGTCACCTACCTGATCCTCCTGAGGGATCTCCTGATGTTCCTGTGtggagtcccgggaatacagaggacggggacatctctctggggaatTTCTCTTACTGGATccctctgtaggaaacacacactgactgaatacattgtttctatgtcttTATATCAGAGGATGTGTATCTAGGGGGATCCTCAATACTCTTCTCTCCTTTACAAGAAaggaaagtctcctcttacccggagatgtgaggggcggccgcttctccatcatgacgtccttgtagagatccttgtgtccttctatattcttaaaaacagaataaagtcGGATAAGATATAAAACTTTCCACTCCAGCAGCACACTTTGTTGGTGCCACTATAAGGTAAGTATTGATcataattttcatatttttttttttttacaatacaaaaacaatataatgaaACAACACATCACAATAACCATACATGTCAAGAATTTACTACAATTTGTTTAacaaccccttcacgccgatatacgtcggcagaatggcacggctgggcacatccatgtaCCTGtaggttgccctttaagcccagccgtggggtcatgCGTGCGCCGCCGGCGCGTGCacccgacccggtccgaagctttgtgaccgtggccgcgggacccgatcgccgccggtgtcccgatatcggtcctccggagctgaagaacgaggagaggtgtgtgtaaacacagcttccccgttcttcactgtggcgccgtcattgatcgtgtgttccctgttatagggagacacgatcaatgacgtcacacgcccagccccgcCCTCCTAGAAACAcagacttaaccccttcagcgcgccctagtggttaactcctaaactgcaattgtcattttcacagtaaacaatgcatttttatagcattttttgctgtgaaaatgacaatggtcccaaaaatgtgtcaaaattgtccgaagtgtccgccataatgtcgcagtcacgaaaaaattcactgaatattaataaaaatgcaataaaactcctATTTTGtgaacactataaattttgcgcaaaccaaccgataaacgcttattgtgattttcttttaccaaaaataggtagaagagtacgtatcagcctaaactgaggaaaaaaaatgatatcttttttgggggatatttattatagcaaaaagtaaaaaatattgtttttttttaaaaaattgtcgctctatttttgtttatagcgcaaaaaataaaaaccgcagaggtgatcaaataccaccaaaagaaagctctatttgtgggggaaaaaggacgccaattttgtttgggagccacgtcgcatgaccgcgcaattgtctgttaaagcgacgcagtgccgaatcgcaaaacctggcctgggcatttagctgcaaaatggtccggggcttaagtggttaagcccagccgtggggttgtGCGTGcgccccggtccaaagctccgtgaccgtggctgcggaacccgcggacccgatcgccgccggtgtcccgcgatcggtccaccggagctgaagaacgaggagaggtgtgtgtaaacacagcttccccgttcttcactgtggcgctgtcattgatcgtgtgttccctgttatagggcaaccaatgttaagtatggccgtcgttcccacgtcgaaatttaaaaatgtacgtcgtttgcgtaagtcgtccgtgaatggcgctggacgccatttacgtaaacgtctaaaccaatgacgtccttgcaacgtcatttggcgctatgcacgtcgggaaattttagggagggcgcatgcgcagtgcgatcggcgcgggaacgcgcctaatttaaatgatccacgccccctacctggatcatttgaattaggaggaggatttacgctacgccgccgcaactttacaggcaagtgctttgtgaatcaagcacttgcccgtaaaacttgtggccacgtagcgtaaacgagatacgttacgcccgcatagttttacgccagtctatgagaatctggcccatagagtataTGATAAAGTCTGTCAGCAGACACACCACTTTTTTCCACCTTCTCCACCGATTGTCAAGTCTGATGTCCACCAGGTGGCTACATTGCTCCTCCGTAGATGCAATGGAGGAGTAAATGTAGCCACCCTAAGACTCTGTGAGGTGTGTTACTAgccgatcaccaggtgaaaataaaagtaatgcagccaccacatccgaTAATTGGTAGGCTAGatcatattacatttttggggaaTTTAGGTTTGATTTAAGTGTTGGCAACCAATGACTGCACTTCATGGTGAAGGAACTTCTATAGAAGTCCATTGTGACATCAGAACTCGAGAGATTGTCCAAGTTGTAATCGCCACCAATTGGGCCATTCACATCATTTGTAAGAAActcgtatttaaccacttgctgaccacaaAACGTATGTATGCAGTTTGCAAGTAGTTTACCGGGAATATGGATGAAGATATCAGCTATAActcggtatttatttattttttcagccagcggttgGCTCATAAAAGCGGTCCAAGCAGCTCATTAGCCACTGGAACGCTTTCAGAAGCATCGGTATGGGTTCCCTCCCACTGGTGTTTCTTGGGCTTACCGTTCTTACCAACGCGCCCGGGAATCGTTCTGATGGTACGGCCGGCTGGTCACAGAGGCGAACAAAAAACAGATCAACTTTGATCGCCTCTATGGtcttggaggaccagagcgacatcatgacatcacttccagtccagggtgggagtaaacaatttttttttttaaagcaagatatcatttttttattgtttgatcttttgcttttaaaggtaaaggagATGCACCTGAGCAGACCCCACTCTCCTTATTGGGGTagtacagggatcctcaaactagggccctccagctgttgtggaactacacatcccatgaggcattgtaacacactgacattcacagacatgactgggcatgatgggaattgtagttcctgaacaactggagggccgtagtttgaagacccctggggtagtagtttctattttttttgttttgttttgtaattttgtGAACTGAGACCACTTGGTCTTACCCCTACAAGTGCCACTGTTGTATGTGTAATGCACtaagaaaatcaataaaaaacaacaacaacaaaaaaaaaaggtaaaggagAGATCTGGGATCttttagaccccagatgtctccataaagaggacctgtcatccttatttctattacaagggaagtttacattccttgtaatagggataaaagttataaaacatttttttttttaggggacagtgtaaaaataaaacaaataagaaaatacatttttaggcGCCCACATCCCTCCGTGCTCGTgggccagtggcggttcgtccatagagggcgctggagcgccaccccctctggctctcatagattcatgcattgcaccaatctatgttattgtcaccgctgcgctgttctattcagatggccggacatgaggcgccgaccatctgaataacggccgCTGGTTGGTTGTggggaagtgcctatcagagccagcgcctctgataggctttccgagtacagccctcgggtccccggaagcttatccacGGAACACACGGGGTGTGCGacgcgttccttggataagactgacaggcatctcagccaatcaggttggccggttctggctaccggtaacctgattggctgaagcgtcatcgaggacgGGGGGGGGAGATGCACAgcagtgacaaagggcacagttacatcaatgggcacagtggcgacaatggggacaattggcacagcggcatgaatgggcacagtggcgacaatggggacaattggcacagcggcatgaatgggcacagtggcgacaattaaagggcacagtgacgacaataggcacagtggggacaattggcataGCGgcataaatgggcacagtggcgacaattaaagggcacagtgacatcaatgggcacagtggagacaataggcacagtggcgacaataaaaggggcacagtggcgacaattgatggcacagtggctgtgtttgatggcatggcacagtggctgcgtttgatggcatggcacagtggtgacaattgatggcacagtggctgtgtttgatggcatggcacagtggctgtgttgcatggcatagtggtgcgaattgatggcacagtggctgcgtttgatggcatggcatagtgactgcatttgatggcatggaacagtcgtgcgaattgatggcacagtggctgcgtttgatggcatggaacagtggtgacaattcatgaaacagtggctgcgtttgatggcatggcacagtgactgcatttgatggcatggcatagtgactgcatttgatggcatggcacagtggtgcgaattgatggcacagtggctgcgtttgatggcatggaacagtggtgacaattgatggcacagtggctgcgtttgatggcatggcacagtgactgcatttgatggcatggcagagtggtgcgaattgatggcacagtggctgcttttgatggcatggcacagtggtgacaattgatggcacagtgactgcatttgatgggcacagtgaggctgcaattttttttccgtttgcgcccccccaaaaattttgagcaccagccgccactgtcgtgggcatatgtaaatggtgttcgctccacacatgtgaggtatccccgtaaacattagagcgagagcaataattctagtactagacctcctctgtaactctaaactggtaacctttaaaaatgtttaaatcgTCACTTATGGAGACTTTTAAGTAtcttagtttgtcgccattccacgagtgtgcgcaatttcaaagcgtgacatgttaggtatctatttactctgcgtaatatTGTCTTTTATATATTACCAACAAATTGGGGAAAACAtcgtcctttttgtttttttaattcagtgtattttttcccccaaaaaattgcatttggaaaaacactgcgcaaatacagtgaggtaaaaatggcaatggttgccattttattctctagggtgtttgcaaaaaaaaaaaaaaatactgatttacacTTGTAAAGAAATAGTGGCAGAAAAAGCCCGGTCAGCAAGGGGTTAAACTCGATCTGACCCCCACATTGAATGCGGTGCAAAACATGGGTTGCGCCTTTCTGGAGAATACGTCTCCAGTGACATCACCTCCAGCGGAGCCCCTGCTTCGTCACATACGGCTACCCATCACATTTAGCTTTCCGCTGAAATGCGCATGCcgccatatgcgttccaacacttttacaaatgtgatgggtagccgaatgtgacGAATAATATAGCTAGAGAATTTAGCTGAAGGGAATTTGTGAACGTTTTAGTAATTGCTTTTTCGATGAGAATTTTGCATTTGTAAAAGtgttggaacgcatatggcgGAGTCGCGAATGCGCACTCCTGCGGGTAGCCATATGTGACGAAACACCCCCCATCCTAATATTCTACACGTCAAAGGACTTCTAGGAAGATAAGGATTGGCTAAAgtgacatgacccccccccccccccccccaatccagtcCACACAGAGTACTGGGACCC
Proteins encoded in this window:
- the LOC120910472 gene encoding zinc finger protein 260-like; protein product: MVPRDVISRRRPPHTHTLWGLSYISVQGASLSSLFTDPGDTQRDVRANEEEEVCLKIKGEESAIEISTDGRYRRYSTEKHPIITSDGQRKDNDITLDSPQENPITPNLYVVLHNSDPSSDPSTHGRFSSNHSAPIVHHTVRGGRETSSCSECGKSFPRKSDLAKHERVHTGEKPYLCLDCGKCFTQKGNLVTHQRLHTGEKPYSCSECGKCFAEKGPLIRHQKSHTGEKPYLCSECGRCFALRSTLVNHQRTHTGEKPFCCSDCGRCFTQKVDCVKHERTHRKEKPYICCQCGKGFVTKSSLIYHQMTHTGQKPFSCPECGKCFVLKAELNKHARVHTGEKTYSCIQCGKSYADKAGLNRHKIFHMDQKPHSCSKCGKGFATKSAFDYHWTTHTGEKPYSCLQCGKCFARRADFSKHERSHRADRPYSCSECGKGFPDKTRLHRHKIIHMREKDCLCLHCGESFVNKVHLDCHKMVQVGEKPYSCPQCGKDFACKDFLLRHIRTHTGEKPYACSVCGKTFSQKSSLTIHERAHTGEKPYSCSVCGKLFAHKSNLATHERSHTGEKPFSCPRCEKSFGRKSNLAEHERIHTGLNPYECGECFGRKSKVLIHQHSHMGNCADLPSDMSLNADFQIKEEFLEIQDEEHVAQ